GCAAAGCTTTAGGAAAAATCCACGTTCCAATTGCTGCTGCTCCTGTGACCTCCATCGatctatagatatatatatattgcCGCAGCCTCCTTCCTCCCCATCACCCAACTCCGACGACCCACGAGTTTCCCAGTCCAAAATGTCGAGCACCCACGGCCACGGGGGAATCAGCGGCGCCGGCTACTGCGCAACGACCAAATCGTTTGCCAGCCTTCGCCCGCCGCAGCCGCTGCCGGCGGCGGAAGTCCCACTCACATTCCCGGCCTTGGTGCTGTCGCTGCTGCCGTCGCCTCTCCCCGCCCACCCCGCGCTCCTGGACGCCGCCACCGGCGAGGCCATCTCCTACCCGGCGTTCCTGTCCCAGGTGCGCGCGCTTGTGGGCGCCCTGCGATCGCGTCTACTCCCGCTCGGCCGCGGCGACGTGGCCTTCGTCCTCGCTCCCGCGCGGCTCGACGTGCCCGTGCTCCACTTCGCCCTCCTCGCCGCCGGCGTCATCGTGTCCCCCGCCAACCCGGCCCTCaccggcggcgaggtggcgcgccTCGTGTCCCTGTCCGGCGCGTCCATCGCCTTCGCTGTCTCCTCCACCGCCGCCAAGCTCCCCGCCGGCCTCCCCACGGTCCTCCTGGATTCCACGCACTTCCGCTCCCTCCTCCACCTCCACGACGGCAGGGATGAAAAGGAGTCGGTGCTCCAGCCGCTGGAGCTGGACAATGGAGTAGTGTGCCAGTCGGCGACAGCGACGATCCATTATTCCTCTGGCACCACAGGGCCGGTGAAGGCGGTGGCCGTACCGCACAGGAGCTTGATCGCACAGGCGTTGGGGTTCCACGCCCTGCACCTGCACGTCAAGTCGCGGAAGGCCAAGGAGAGGACTCTGATGGGTGCTCCCATGTTCCACGCCATGGGTTTCTTCTTCGCGCTCAACGGGCTGGCGCGGGGACTCACCACCGTTGTGATGACAGACACGGGGACGGGGTTAAGGGGAATGCTGGGGGCAGCACAGCGGTGGGAGGTGACGGAGATAATGGCGTCGCCTCCCGTGGTGCTGGGGATAACCAAACACCCGCGCCGGCTGCCGAGTCTGCTGCGGGTGATCTGCGGCGGCGCCCCTCTGCCGGGATCGGTGGCGGAGCAGTTCCGGCAGCGGTTCCCTCACGTGGATCTCTGCGTGGTCAGTATTTCCTTTCTTATTCTCTGACAACGAAAAATCACATTAATTTAAATTAAATTAAATGGAAGAATAGACAAATGCATCGTAACATTCTCGCACTAGAGCACCTACATATAAACTAAATgtccttttttgttttttgaaagAGATAATACTATAAAGGTACTCTAATTTAGAAAGGCCATATTAATTTCAAGTGCATGCTTGGTTGGCCTCCACACTTTGCCACATTTTTATGACACAAGTGTTGCAAATTCTCGCACCAAATTGGTAGCCACTCTTGCCGCAAAAAGTGACTAGCAACCGAGTTTATGACAAGTGAGGTATGGGACCGACCGAAGAAGTATATGGTATGCCATAGGAACTTTGTTTTTTTGATAAGGAGGttaaacccccggcctctgcatcaatcgatgcatacaaccacctttattaattattcaacaaAGATCTGATAAGAACATACATCACGCCATCAGAAGCTGCTATTGCTAACTAAGCATGCACACATACGGGTAAAAATAAATTACCTAAAATATGTCGTAAGCTAGCAAATGCATATATATGGACCAAAAGTGCAGCATGCATGTTGGGAAGAGAAATGTGTTTACTATTGTTATGGCTCTGTAGCAGTATTTTGCCTCCGTTTTTTAAAAGATAAAACTAAATTAAATCTTACATTCAACATGCGTGAGGCGGAACTGTGACTCCTGGTATATCTCAAGCCACCAAGCCTACTGCCACTCAATGTGGGAGTTCCCTCACAGAAGAAATGTGGCATGCAAATTAGGCATACATCACAAAAACCAGTTCGGGACATAGTCAAACAATACTAGAACTATAATCTAGTAATTTGAATTTTTTATTGAAATTCAGTCAAGTTGATGTGAACATTTGGTCACTGATTGTGTTGAAAACCGCAACAACCAAAATTTCGGTGTTTCAACTTTTCTCGAAATATCTCATAAACAAAAAACTCTGGAACCACGGTTTCCATTTTCAGCCATTGATCCTTCGAACCAGGCACAAACTGAATCTATTTgaaaattttaaacaacttgaacatgaacatgTAAAAGGGTAGGCGCTACGGGCTTCGCATGCTCCCATGCTACTGGCTTCCCATGTCTCAGCGTGACTCATGCAATTGCCTGAATCTTCGATGACGGATTACCAACCATGTGATTGGACTGCTGGGATCCATCCTGATCATGATCCCAGACGCTTTTGACCACAGAATGTTGTGTTACTTTTGAACACAGAccattataagatggcaccctatgACGATTGCAATCCGCAGCGATAAGATATGCTCACCGTGTCAAATTTGTGCAAGTCTAAgagattttcagtacatattctaaAATCTTGTGCTGTAAATCTGCTTCAGGGTTATGGCTCAACGGAGACTGGGGGCATATCCTTGATGAGCAACCAGGAGGAGTGTTCCCGCGTAGGCTCCGCCGGCCGCATCTACCACAACGTCGAGGTGAGGATCGTCGACATCGTCACCGGCGAGCCCTTGTCGGTCGGCCAGAAAGGGGAGCTGTGCGTGAGAGGTCCTTCCATCATGACAGGTTACCCCACGAACATCTTCCTGCACGTCACCCTCGCTTGGTTATTTCAGGTGTACTGAGATCACTTATGGTTCTATCTTCTATGTCGGTGCAGGTTACGTAGGCGACAACGAGGCGAACGCGGCCGCTTTCGATTCGGAAGGCTGGCTGAAGACGGGCGACTTTTGCTACATTGATGAGGATGGGTTTGTGTTCATTGTGGATAGGCTCAAGGAGTTCATCAAGTACAAGGCCTATCAGGTCTGCTCTTATTAGCTCGTGAACAATTTACCTCTAATGGTGGATACGATGCTTACCTAGATAAACTGAATACTGCAGGTCGCACCTGCAGAGCTGGAGCTTGTCCTGCAATCACTGCCAGAAATTGCTGATGCCGCTGTTATGCCGTAAGTCCACTGAAATTATTAATTCCGAGAAGGATCGTGACAGCTTACCGCATACCATATAATATAAATGTTGTGAATTTGACAATGAACATGGAGACTCTACTCGGTCGGTCGGTCGGTCATGCAGTACTGACCGTGCGAGTGGATCTGCAGATATCCCCATGAAGAGGCAGGAGAGATACCAATGGCGCTCGTGGTGAGGCAACCCGGAAGCAAGGTCACTGAGGCACAAGTCATGGAGCAGGTGGCGAAGCAGGTCGCGCCGTACAAGAAGGTGCGCAAGGTGGTGTTCGTCGACTCCATACCCAAATCGCCGGCTGGGAAGATCTTGAGGAGGCAGTTGTCAAACCTTGTGCCGTCGTGTCATGTGTCAAGACTGTGATGAAGCTCGATCGTGACCATCTTCCGTATGTGTTGCAATGGGCAAAAACAAGAGTTGCAGGCATGCATGGTCCTAAACCGATACAATAAAATTTAAATGGATGGTAAATCAcgattccatttccatcccattgtatatgttgtatagattgaaactgTGGACTGCTCAAAGTTATTGCTCAAACCTTGCAGTGCTGTATTCGAATTATTTTTTTCCTTAGAATTAATTTATACTTCCAAATCGCCAGGACTACACTGCGTACGTAGACGCATGCTGACCACGAGAGTGGAGATATATTGTTTAAAAGAAATGAGGGTGGGCATAGTTTGCTGGCGACGGGCATAGTGGTCTTGTTTGATTGCAGCTGCGCAAGGCTAAACTAATGCCACAGGTTGATGGTCGTTAAACATCTTAGAAAATCTCCACTACTTATAAAAGAGCGAATTCTCACGTAAAAAAGGAGGGAATTGTGTGAATCCAACAAATCCTAACCCCTCACACCCGAACACCAACGCACCAGGTCCTCCAAATGATGTATCACATGAAAACTCCTTAATTAGGAATAAAACACCTTAATTAAGGAAAGAAATCATGCATCATATCTGGTGAAACATAGGAAAAAGAAAGGATCCGCTTGCTTTAGAATTCTACTGGTTTTGTTGAGAGAGCCCTTATTTTCTAGTTAACTACTTCCATGTTTGCTTCAACACCCACGGAAGGGACAATGTGGCCGCCAAAGAGGTATTGCAGATTAAACTAATGATGGCGAAGGGCAAAAAGAAACCCGAGAACATGTATATCAGGTGCTAATTTAAAGCTACTATTAGTGGAGGTGATGTTTATTACATTCCTGTATTTTACAGCTTGCTAttcatgtgccagaaccatgagttggttgtaATATCTTATGGGTTTTAACTTTAGCCTATCCCAACctatttgggactaaaggcttttaaATTCACAACCTGATGTAATTGATGATATGTCGAATATTACTTGCGTATTACTTCCTCCATTCTGGTTTATTAAGACCTtttgtattttgtgtcaaattttggtaAAAGATTTAATTAATAATATATAAGCTTCATGTCACCAAAAATATAccgtgtgaaaaatctttcaaatacaaatccaatatTATATTTTTGGTAAAATATACATCATATTTTTTTAGTCATATAGATGGTCATACGAGGGGGCCCAATAAAACCGGGCGGAGGAACTATACGATATGGTTCTCAAAAAGACAACTGTATGTCCTATATGTTTTCGCTCGATTAATTTTTAAATAAATGTGCCATAAATATGGCTTCTAAATTTCATATCCTTCGAATATGATTAATTCAAACATATAAGTCGACAAGTGCGTCGCACGTGCATGATTACTAGTAAATAATAGGAAGACATGGGGAAGTGGGGGTGGGAGTGTTAGAGGAGGGGTCCTACGACACATATCTAACTACCTCAAGCGGATTAGTGATCTATCTATCATGAATATAAGGTACATGTAGTTCAAGTAGcaccaagaaaggggatctggaagaGAAGAGCCGAGAGGTGGGTGAAGAGGTAGACGCTATAGGNNNNNNNNNNNNNNNNNNNNNNNNNNNNNNNNNNNNNNNNNNNNNNNNNNNNNNNNNNNNNNNNNNNNNNNNNNNNNNNNNNNNNNNNNNNNNNNNNNNNNNNNNNNNNNNNNNNNNNNNNNNNNNNNNNNNNNNNNNNNNNNNNNNNNNNNNNNNNNNNNNNNNNNNNNNNNNNNNNNNNNNNNNNNNNNNNNNNNNNNNNNNNNNNNNNNNNNNNNNNNNNNNNNNNNNNNNNNNNNNNNNNNNNNNNNNNNNNNNNNNNNNNNNNNNNNNNNNNNNNNNNNNNNNNNNNNNNNNNNNNNNNNNNNNNNNNNNNNNNNNNNNNNNNNNNNNNNNNNNNNNNNNNNNNNNNNNNNNNNNNNNNNNNNNNNNNNNNNNNNNNNNNNNNNNNNNNNNNNNNNNNNNNNNNNNNNNNNNNNNNNNNNNNNNNNNNNNNNNNNNNTGCTCACCGGGTCCACTCCGAGCCACCATAACGTTGGTTGGGCTGCTTGTAATGCTGTGGCTTGCTGGCATTCCCTTGGGCCCGAGGAGAGGTGCCGCTTGTAGTAGTTTCCAAGACTACAAATTAACGAATGCGGTCTCGGCACAGTTGCTCACAAGAGGTCTTCAGCGAGGACCGGCAGCTTATGATGAATACTATCTAACCAGTTTGCGAATAAATTTGAAATACTCCTTTGTGGTGCTAAATTGTATGAAACATGAACCGTACGTCCGATCAATGTAGAAAAAGGACACGACAGAAATAGATGATGAATTATCTCCTCCCGATCACAGAATAACATTTTTTGCTGCCATGCCAGTTACACTTAGTAAGATTATCTTTGGTAAGAACTACCTTTCTCTGCAAAAGACCACATGAAAACTTTGATCTTGAAAGAAACCTTTGTCTTCCAAATGTGTTTTCTGCGAAAAATAGGTCAAGAATCTGTAAGATACACGTACATAGACTTCACAGTGAAGACAACATTAGTGGTTAATCTCCACTGGAATGTTAGGTGCAAACGGCAGCCAAAACTTAACCATTCATTTTTTATCAACAATAATAATATGTTCTGTGGGCATGACGGATAAGATATACCACGTACTATTGGTATCTAGTTATATGACGGAATACTACATGTTAGGTGCATATTGCAGCCAAACTTAGCCACTTATTGTCTATACACAATAAAAATACCCGCGTCAGGTCATGGTGCGTGATAGGTCACCAACTTTTTAAACAATCTTTATTATCATACAATCAACAATTGGATACATTGTTTATAAAGTGCTGAATGAGAGAAGACTTGGGCATGACAGATAAGATATACTTTGTAGTATTGGCATCTAGTTATATGATGGAATAATGCATGTTAGGTGCATATGATAGACAAACTTAACCATTTATTGTTTATAGAAAATAAAAATACCAGTGCCAGGTCATGGTGCATGATATGTTACCAACTTTTGAAACGATCTTAATTATCATATAATCTGCAATTGGATATATTGTTTGTAGAGTGGCGAATAAGAGAAGACTTGGGCTTGACAGATAAGATATAGTACTTTGTACTATTGGAATCTAGTGATATGATGAAATATTTCATGTCTGGCGCATATGGCAGCCACATTTAACCATTTATTGTTTATAGACAATATAATACGCGCGCCAGTCATGATGCGTGATAGGTTACCAACTTTGGTAACGAtctttgttactccctccgtccagaaatacttgtcattgaaatggatgtatctagatgtattttagttctacatacatccattgtcatccattttgatgacaagtaattccggacggagggagtattatataatCTTCAATTGGATAGCTTGTTTATAGAGTGACAGCGAACAGTGGACAAAGCTACAACCATCATCACATATAGTAACTGGAAAATGATCTGTGTCAGCCGGTTGCCGTTGTCGTATCTGTTGCATTTGTGTTGCCACGTATGTGATGGGCCATGGAAACCCAACGTCAGTGGAAGCACACCACATGCAAGTGTTTATCATGGTGCTTCGGGCCTGAAGAGGAGCTCCTCTTATGCCATGACGCAAGCGTTTATCACAGTGCTTTGGGCAAGACCCTAAATATTAGTTGTCGCAGAACCTAGTAGCGCCACAACTCTTTGAACTAAAGATGTGTTAGATGGATGTAAGTAGGACGTCTGTTTATTCCTTACCTTCCCCCACTACTAGAATCTGGTTTTGTCCCGAGTTCCAAGAGTTCGCCgagtttattttatcgggaactcgGCGAACTTCTGTCCGCCGAGTTTGATACAAAATCCGAGTCGGCAACAATAAGCAACTCGCCGGAGCTGTGCCTTTGAGAAATattttttgaatcatttcattaaTTAAGATTCGTCGGTCCATACTGCCTATTACATCATTGCATAAAGCACCGTCGGTCCATACTTCCTATTTCGCGAAAtatgttactccctccattccataatgtaagacgtttttctgaccctagtgtagtgtcaaaaaacattttacattatgggacagagggagtatatctttAAATTTGCACTAACTACTTCATTCTCCCCGCGCCGCCCGCGCTGTGCGCCTCCCAGGCAGTGCTCGGCCAGGGCTAGTCCCTGCCTCTGGCTGGTCGAGCGTGTGTGCGCTCCGGCCATGGCCCTGGGCCACCGCACGTTGGGGCCGGCCCTCTGTTTAGATCAGGAGCTAATCCCCTGTTAGCTACCCCCCCTTTTggcagtgcgaggaaggagataaaACAGTTAAAGAAGGCCTTGGAGGGCCTTAAAGGTGACCCGCTGAGGACCAAACCAACCCATGTTGAGCTGAA
Above is a window of Triticum dicoccoides isolate Atlit2015 ecotype Zavitan chromosome 5B, WEW_v2.0, whole genome shotgun sequence DNA encoding:
- the LOC119313051 gene encoding 4-coumarate--CoA ligase-like 7 yields the protein MSSTHGHGGISGAGYCATTKSFASLRPPQPLPAAEVPLTFPALVLSLLPSPLPAHPALLDAATGEAISYPAFLSQVRALVGALRSRLLPLGRGDVAFVLAPARLDVPVLHFALLAAGVIVSPANPALTGGEVARLVSLSGASIAFAVSSTAAKLPAGLPTVLLDSTHFRSLLHLHDGRDEKESVLQPLELDNGVVCQSATATIHYSSGTTGPVKAVAVPHRSLIAQALGFHALHLHVKSRKAKERTLMGAPMFHAMGFFFALNGLARGLTTVVMTDTGTGLRGMLGAAQRWEVTEIMASPPVVLGITKHPRRLPSLLRVICGGAPLPGSVAEQFRQRFPHVDLCVGYGSTETGGISLMSNQEECSRVGSAGRIYHNVEVRIVDIVTGEPLSVGQKGELCVRGPSIMTGYVGDNEANAAAFDSEGWLKTGDFCYIDEDGFVFIVDRLKEFIKYKAYQVAPAELELVLQSLPEIADAAVMPYPHEEAGEIPMALVVRQPGSKVTEAQVMEQVAKQVAPYKKVRKVVFVDSIPKSPAGKILRRQLSNLVPSCHVSRL